One part of the Solanum dulcamara chromosome 8, daSolDulc1.2, whole genome shotgun sequence genome encodes these proteins:
- the LOC129898615 gene encoding probable NOT transcription complex subunit VIP2 isoform X2, with the protein MSGLLNSSLNGSASNLPDNTGRSFPSSFSPQSGGASPLYHHSGNIQGLHNVHGSFNVPNMPGTLGSRNTAINNVPSSGVQQSGNSLSGGRFASNNIPVALSQISQGSSHGHSAMTSRGGMSVVGNPGYSSNNNGVGGSIPGILPTSAAIGNRSSVQGLGMSTILGNAGPRMSNSVGNIVGGGNIGRNISSGAGLSVPGLGSRLNLTANTGSGNLNVQGSNRLMGGVLQQASPQAMSMFGNSYPTVGGQLSQNHVQAIGNLNSMGMLNDVNSNDGSPFDTNDFPQLSSRPSSAGGPQGQLGSLRKQIAQQNQEFSIQNEDFPALPGFKGGNADYAMDLHQKEQLHDNTISMMQQQHFSAQMGRSGGFNLGGTYSSLRSQQQQQHASSVSNSGLSFSNANNQDPLHLHGSDVFPSSHSSYHQQSGGPPGIGLRPLNSPSTVSGIGSYDQLIQQYQQQTQSPYRLPHMSALGQPYRDQGMKSMQAQAAPDPFGMLGLLSVIRMSDPDLTSLALGIDLTTLGLNLNSAENLHKTFGSPWSDEPAKGDPEFTVPQCYYAKQPPPLNQGYFSKFQLDTLFYIFYSMPKDEAQLYAANELYNRGWFYHREHRLWFMRVANLEPLVKTNAYERGSYICFDPNTWETIRKDNFVLHYEMLEKRPVLPQH; encoded by the exons ATGTCAGGGTTACTCAAT TCATCTCTGAACGGGTCAGCTTCAAATCTTCCTGACAACACCGGACGCTCATTTCCTTCATCTTTCTCTCCTCAATCGGGTGGAGCCTCCCCTCTTTATCATCACTCTG GAAATATTCAGGGCCTTCATAACGTTCATGGAAGTTTCAATGTTCCTAACATGCCGGGTACACTTGGTTCAAGAAACACAGCAATAAATAATGTCCCTTCAAGTGGAGTCCAACAATCTGGGAATAGCCTCTCTGGTGGTCGTTTTGCATCAAATAATATTCCGGTAGCCCTTTCACAG ATATCCCAGGGAAGTTCTCATGGTCATTCTGCCATGACAAGTAGAGGTGGTATGAGTGTTGTCGGTAATCCGGGATATAGTAGTAACAATAATGGGGTTGGGGGTTCTATTCCTGGGATTCTTCCAACCTCTGCAGCAATTGGTAACCGAAGTTCTGTTCAAGGCCTTGGAATGTCCACAATTTTGGGAAATGCAGGTCCAAGGATGTCAAATTCAGTTGGAAATATAGTTGGTGGAGGCAACATTGGGAGAAACATCAGCTCTGGTGCTGGATTGTCTGTGCCTGGTCTTGGTTCTCGACTAAATTTGACTGCAAACACTGGTTCTGGAAATTTAAATGTTCAAGGATCTAATAGACTAATGGGTGGCGTTCTGCAGCAAG CCTCTCCGCAGGCGATGTCTATGTTTGGTAATTCATATCCTACTGTTGGTGGTCAGCTATCTCAGAATCATGTTCAAGCGATCGGCAACCTTAATTCCATGGGAATGCTGAATGATGTGAATTCAAATGATGGATCTCCATTTGATACCAATGATTTCCCTCAGCTAAGCAGCCGACCTAGTTCTGCTGGAGGGCCGCAAGGACAATTGG GTTCACTGCGAAAACAAATTGCTCAACAAAATCAGGAATTCAGCATTCAAAATGAAGATTTTCCGGCCTTGCCAGGATTTAAAG GTGGAAATGCTGATTATGCTATGGATCTACACCAGAAAGAACAACTTCATGATAATACTATTTCTATGATGCAGCAGCAGCACTTCTCT GCACAGATGGGCAGATCTGGTGGTTTTAACTTGGGAGggacatactcatcacttcgctcacagcagcagcagcaacatGCCTCATCGGTGAGTAATAGTGGTCtctctttttcaaatgcaaacAACCAGGATCCACTACATTTACATGGTTCAGATGTCTTCCCGTCATCACACTCGAGTTATCACCAACAG TCTGGTGGACCTCCTGGTATTGGGTTACGGCCTCTTAATTCTCCAAGTACTGTTTCTGGTATTGGCTCATACGATCAGCTTATTCAGCAGTATCAGCAGCAGACTCAATCCCCATACCGCCTGCCGCATATGTCTGCTTTAGGTCAGCCATACAGGGATCAGGGCATGAAATCCATGCAGGCTCAAGCTGCTCCTGACCCTTTTGGTATGCTTGGCTTGCTAAGTGTAATAAGAATGAGCGATCCGGATCTGACTTCTCTTGCACTTGGAATCGATCTAACGACTCTTGGATTGAACTTGAACTCTGCCGAAAATTTACACAAAACATTTGGTTCCCCGTGGTCCGATGAGCCTGCCAAGGGTGATCCAGAATTTACAGTACCACAATGTTATTATGCCAAGCAACCACCTCCTCTAAAT CAAGGATACTTTTCCAAGTTTCAGTTAGACACTTTGTTTTACATTTTCTACAG CATGCCAAAGGATGAAGCACAATTATATGCTGCCAATGAATT GTATAACCGGGGTTGGTTTTACCACAGAGAACATCGATTGTGGTTTATGAGGGTTGCCAACTTGGAGCCTCTTGTCAAGACCAATGCCTATGAGAGAGGAtcttatatttgttttgatcCAAACACATGGGAGACAATCCGCAAG GATAATTTCGTACTCCACTATGAAATGTTGGAAAAAAGACCTGTTCTACCTCAGCACTAA
- the LOC129898615 gene encoding probable NOT transcription complex subunit VIP2 isoform X1, with the protein MSGLLNSSLNGSASNLPDNTGRSFPSSFSPQSGGASPLYHHSGNIQGLHNVHGSFNVPNMPGTLGSRNTAINNVPSSGVQQSGNSLSGGRFASNNIPVALSQISQGSSHGHSAMTSRGGMSVVGNPGYSSNNNGVGGSIPGILPTSAAIGNRSSVQGLGMSTILGNAGPRMSNSVGNIVGGGNIGRNISSGAGLSVPGLGSRLNLTANTGSGNLNVQGSNRLMGGVLQQASPQAMSMFGNSYPTVGGQLSQNHVQAIGNLNSMGMLNDVNSNDGSPFDTNDFPQLSSRPSSAGGPQGQLGSLRKQIAQQNQEFSIQNEDFPALPGFKGGNADYAMDLHQKEQLHDNTISMMQQQHFSPRDSAPYLSLSKAQMGRSGGFNLGGTYSSLRSQQQQQHASSVSNSGLSFSNANNQDPLHLHGSDVFPSSHSSYHQQSGGPPGIGLRPLNSPSTVSGIGSYDQLIQQYQQQTQSPYRLPHMSALGQPYRDQGMKSMQAQAAPDPFGMLGLLSVIRMSDPDLTSLALGIDLTTLGLNLNSAENLHKTFGSPWSDEPAKGDPEFTVPQCYYAKQPPPLNQGYFSKFQLDTLFYIFYSMPKDEAQLYAANELYNRGWFYHREHRLWFMRVANLEPLVKTNAYERGSYICFDPNTWETIRKDNFVLHYEMLEKRPVLPQH; encoded by the exons ATGTCAGGGTTACTCAAT TCATCTCTGAACGGGTCAGCTTCAAATCTTCCTGACAACACCGGACGCTCATTTCCTTCATCTTTCTCTCCTCAATCGGGTGGAGCCTCCCCTCTTTATCATCACTCTG GAAATATTCAGGGCCTTCATAACGTTCATGGAAGTTTCAATGTTCCTAACATGCCGGGTACACTTGGTTCAAGAAACACAGCAATAAATAATGTCCCTTCAAGTGGAGTCCAACAATCTGGGAATAGCCTCTCTGGTGGTCGTTTTGCATCAAATAATATTCCGGTAGCCCTTTCACAG ATATCCCAGGGAAGTTCTCATGGTCATTCTGCCATGACAAGTAGAGGTGGTATGAGTGTTGTCGGTAATCCGGGATATAGTAGTAACAATAATGGGGTTGGGGGTTCTATTCCTGGGATTCTTCCAACCTCTGCAGCAATTGGTAACCGAAGTTCTGTTCAAGGCCTTGGAATGTCCACAATTTTGGGAAATGCAGGTCCAAGGATGTCAAATTCAGTTGGAAATATAGTTGGTGGAGGCAACATTGGGAGAAACATCAGCTCTGGTGCTGGATTGTCTGTGCCTGGTCTTGGTTCTCGACTAAATTTGACTGCAAACACTGGTTCTGGAAATTTAAATGTTCAAGGATCTAATAGACTAATGGGTGGCGTTCTGCAGCAAG CCTCTCCGCAGGCGATGTCTATGTTTGGTAATTCATATCCTACTGTTGGTGGTCAGCTATCTCAGAATCATGTTCAAGCGATCGGCAACCTTAATTCCATGGGAATGCTGAATGATGTGAATTCAAATGATGGATCTCCATTTGATACCAATGATTTCCCTCAGCTAAGCAGCCGACCTAGTTCTGCTGGAGGGCCGCAAGGACAATTGG GTTCACTGCGAAAACAAATTGCTCAACAAAATCAGGAATTCAGCATTCAAAATGAAGATTTTCCGGCCTTGCCAGGATTTAAAG GTGGAAATGCTGATTATGCTATGGATCTACACCAGAAAGAACAACTTCATGATAATACTATTTCTATGATGCAGCAGCAGCACTTCTCT CCTCGTGACTCTGCCCCCTATCTCTCATTATCTAAGGCACAGATGGGCAGATCTGGTGGTTTTAACTTGGGAGggacatactcatcacttcgctcacagcagcagcagcaacatGCCTCATCGGTGAGTAATAGTGGTCtctctttttcaaatgcaaacAACCAGGATCCACTACATTTACATGGTTCAGATGTCTTCCCGTCATCACACTCGAGTTATCACCAACAG TCTGGTGGACCTCCTGGTATTGGGTTACGGCCTCTTAATTCTCCAAGTACTGTTTCTGGTATTGGCTCATACGATCAGCTTATTCAGCAGTATCAGCAGCAGACTCAATCCCCATACCGCCTGCCGCATATGTCTGCTTTAGGTCAGCCATACAGGGATCAGGGCATGAAATCCATGCAGGCTCAAGCTGCTCCTGACCCTTTTGGTATGCTTGGCTTGCTAAGTGTAATAAGAATGAGCGATCCGGATCTGACTTCTCTTGCACTTGGAATCGATCTAACGACTCTTGGATTGAACTTGAACTCTGCCGAAAATTTACACAAAACATTTGGTTCCCCGTGGTCCGATGAGCCTGCCAAGGGTGATCCAGAATTTACAGTACCACAATGTTATTATGCCAAGCAACCACCTCCTCTAAAT CAAGGATACTTTTCCAAGTTTCAGTTAGACACTTTGTTTTACATTTTCTACAG CATGCCAAAGGATGAAGCACAATTATATGCTGCCAATGAATT GTATAACCGGGGTTGGTTTTACCACAGAGAACATCGATTGTGGTTTATGAGGGTTGCCAACTTGGAGCCTCTTGTCAAGACCAATGCCTATGAGAGAGGAtcttatatttgttttgatcCAAACACATGGGAGACAATCCGCAAG GATAATTTCGTACTCCACTATGAAATGTTGGAAAAAAGACCTGTTCTACCTCAGCACTAA
- the LOC129898615 gene encoding probable NOT transcription complex subunit VIP2 isoform X3, protein MSGLLNSSLNGSASNLPDNTGRSFPSSFSPQSGGASPLYHHSGNIQGLHNVHGSFNVPNMPGTLGSRNTAINNVPSSGVQQSGNSLSGGRFASNNIPVALSQISQGSSHGHSAMTSRGGMSVVGNPGYSSNNNGVGGSIPGILPTSAAIGNRSSVQGLGMSTILGNAGPRMSNSVGNIVGGGNIGRNISSGAGLSVPGLGSRLNLTANTGSGNLNVQGSNRLMGGVLQQASPQAMSMFGNSYPTVGGQLSQNHVQAIGNLNSMGMLNDVNSNDGSPFDTNDFPQLSSRPSSAGGPQGQLGSLRKQIAQQNQEFSIQNEDFPALPGFKGGNADYAMDLHQKEQLHDNTISMMQQQHFSMGRSGGFNLGGTYSSLRSQQQQQHASSVSNSGLSFSNANNQDPLHLHGSDVFPSSHSSYHQQSGGPPGIGLRPLNSPSTVSGIGSYDQLIQQYQQQTQSPYRLPHMSALGQPYRDQGMKSMQAQAAPDPFGMLGLLSVIRMSDPDLTSLALGIDLTTLGLNLNSAENLHKTFGSPWSDEPAKGDPEFTVPQCYYAKQPPPLNQGYFSKFQLDTLFYIFYSMPKDEAQLYAANELYNRGWFYHREHRLWFMRVANLEPLVKTNAYERGSYICFDPNTWETIRKDNFVLHYEMLEKRPVLPQH, encoded by the exons ATGTCAGGGTTACTCAAT TCATCTCTGAACGGGTCAGCTTCAAATCTTCCTGACAACACCGGACGCTCATTTCCTTCATCTTTCTCTCCTCAATCGGGTGGAGCCTCCCCTCTTTATCATCACTCTG GAAATATTCAGGGCCTTCATAACGTTCATGGAAGTTTCAATGTTCCTAACATGCCGGGTACACTTGGTTCAAGAAACACAGCAATAAATAATGTCCCTTCAAGTGGAGTCCAACAATCTGGGAATAGCCTCTCTGGTGGTCGTTTTGCATCAAATAATATTCCGGTAGCCCTTTCACAG ATATCCCAGGGAAGTTCTCATGGTCATTCTGCCATGACAAGTAGAGGTGGTATGAGTGTTGTCGGTAATCCGGGATATAGTAGTAACAATAATGGGGTTGGGGGTTCTATTCCTGGGATTCTTCCAACCTCTGCAGCAATTGGTAACCGAAGTTCTGTTCAAGGCCTTGGAATGTCCACAATTTTGGGAAATGCAGGTCCAAGGATGTCAAATTCAGTTGGAAATATAGTTGGTGGAGGCAACATTGGGAGAAACATCAGCTCTGGTGCTGGATTGTCTGTGCCTGGTCTTGGTTCTCGACTAAATTTGACTGCAAACACTGGTTCTGGAAATTTAAATGTTCAAGGATCTAATAGACTAATGGGTGGCGTTCTGCAGCAAG CCTCTCCGCAGGCGATGTCTATGTTTGGTAATTCATATCCTACTGTTGGTGGTCAGCTATCTCAGAATCATGTTCAAGCGATCGGCAACCTTAATTCCATGGGAATGCTGAATGATGTGAATTCAAATGATGGATCTCCATTTGATACCAATGATTTCCCTCAGCTAAGCAGCCGACCTAGTTCTGCTGGAGGGCCGCAAGGACAATTGG GTTCACTGCGAAAACAAATTGCTCAACAAAATCAGGAATTCAGCATTCAAAATGAAGATTTTCCGGCCTTGCCAGGATTTAAAG GTGGAAATGCTGATTATGCTATGGATCTACACCAGAAAGAACAACTTCATGATAATACTATTTCTATGATGCAGCAGCAGCACTTCTCT ATGGGCAGATCTGGTGGTTTTAACTTGGGAGggacatactcatcacttcgctcacagcagcagcagcaacatGCCTCATCGGTGAGTAATAGTGGTCtctctttttcaaatgcaaacAACCAGGATCCACTACATTTACATGGTTCAGATGTCTTCCCGTCATCACACTCGAGTTATCACCAACAG TCTGGTGGACCTCCTGGTATTGGGTTACGGCCTCTTAATTCTCCAAGTACTGTTTCTGGTATTGGCTCATACGATCAGCTTATTCAGCAGTATCAGCAGCAGACTCAATCCCCATACCGCCTGCCGCATATGTCTGCTTTAGGTCAGCCATACAGGGATCAGGGCATGAAATCCATGCAGGCTCAAGCTGCTCCTGACCCTTTTGGTATGCTTGGCTTGCTAAGTGTAATAAGAATGAGCGATCCGGATCTGACTTCTCTTGCACTTGGAATCGATCTAACGACTCTTGGATTGAACTTGAACTCTGCCGAAAATTTACACAAAACATTTGGTTCCCCGTGGTCCGATGAGCCTGCCAAGGGTGATCCAGAATTTACAGTACCACAATGTTATTATGCCAAGCAACCACCTCCTCTAAAT CAAGGATACTTTTCCAAGTTTCAGTTAGACACTTTGTTTTACATTTTCTACAG CATGCCAAAGGATGAAGCACAATTATATGCTGCCAATGAATT GTATAACCGGGGTTGGTTTTACCACAGAGAACATCGATTGTGGTTTATGAGGGTTGCCAACTTGGAGCCTCTTGTCAAGACCAATGCCTATGAGAGAGGAtcttatatttgttttgatcCAAACACATGGGAGACAATCCGCAAG GATAATTTCGTACTCCACTATGAAATGTTGGAAAAAAGACCTGTTCTACCTCAGCACTAA
- the LOC129898616 gene encoding ankyrin repeat-containing protein At5g02620 codes for MEASMPQKRMKKQLTGKRGDSVLHRLARAGNLVEIRGIIDNTREEELKELLVNQNSAGETSLYVAAEYGYCDLVKEMIKYYDLAAAGIKARNGFDALHIAAKQGDLDVVKVLMMVHPELSMTVDVANTTVVHSAANQGHIQMVNYLLDAESSLATIAKSNGKTALHSAARNGHVQVVKALLNKEPRIASRMDKKGQTALHMAVKGKNLEVVEELIRADAKLTNIVDTKGNTALHIASRKGRAQIVKFLLGQNETDTRAVNRSKETALDTAEKMGQANIAVILQEAGVQSVRAIKPQTLNPARELKQTVSDIKHEVHYQMEHTRQTRKRIHGIAKRIDKMHTEGLNNAINSTTVVAVLIATVAFAAIFSVPGQYIEYPEDVPQGHSLGEANIAPSPSFLIFFVFDSFALFISLAVVVVQTSIVVIESKAKKQMMAIINKLMWLACVLISVAFLALSYVVVGKNEKWLAIVVTIIGTVILVTTLGTMCYWVIMHRIESSNIRKNSLASRSLSWSASVISDSDVLNNEYKKMYAI; via the exons ATGGAGGCATCCATGCCCCAAAAAAGGATGAAGAAACAACTAACGGGGAAACGTGGGGACAGTGTCTTGCATAGATTGGCTAGAGCTGGAAATCTTGTTGAAATAAGAGGGATTATAGATAACACGAGGGAggaagaattgaaagagctttTGGTAAATCAAAATTCAGCTGGAGAGACCTCTTTATATGTTGCAGCAGAATATGGTTATTGTGATTTAGTTAAGGAGATGATCAAGTACTATGATCTTGCTGCTGCTGGAATCAAAGCAAGGAACGGATTTGATGCGTTGCATATTGCTGCTAAACAAGGAGATTTGG ATGTGGTGAAGGTACTAATGATGGTACATCCCGAGCTCTCAATGACTGTTGATGTTGCAAATACAACAGTTGTGCATAGTGCAGCAAACCAAGGGCATATTCAGATGGTGAATTATTTATTGGATGCAGAGAGTAGTTTGGCCACTATTGCTAAAAGTAATGGAAAAACAGCCCTACATTCTGCTGCAAGAAATGGACATGTGCAAGTGGTGAAGGCCCTATTGAATAAGGAGCCAAGGATAGCGAGCCGGATGGATAAAAAGGGGCAGACTGCACTTCACATGGCTGTCAAAGGAAAAAACCTTGAAGTTGTGGAGGAGCTGATTAGAGCAGATGCTAAGTTGACAAATATCGTTGACACAAAGGGCAATACAGCATTGCATATTGCATCCCGGAAAGGAAGGGCTCAG ATTGTTAAGTTTCTACTTGGTCAAAACGAAACGGATACCAGAGCTGTCAATAGATCAAAGGAAACAGCTCTTGACACTGCAGAGAAAATGGGACAGGCAAATATTGCAGTCATCCTACAGGAAGCTGGTGTACAAAGCGTCCGAGCCATCAAGCCTCAGACTTTAAATCCAGCAAGAGAGTTGAAACAAACAGTTAGTGACATAAAACACGAAGTACACTATCAAATGGAACATACGCGACAGACAAGAAAACGTATACATGGCATTGCCAAACGTATAGATAAAATGCACACTGAAGGCCTTAACAACGCCATCAATTCTACCACAGTCGTAGCTGTACTAATCGCCACAGTTGCCTTTGCAGCAATTTTCTCTGTTCCAGGCCAATACATTGAGTATCCAGAAGATGTCCCGCAAGGCCATTCCCTTGGAGAAGCAAATATAGCTCCAAGTCCCTCATTTCTGATATTCTTCGTCTTCGACTCTTTTGCCCTTTTTATCTCTCTGGCAGTTGTGGTTGTTCAGACATCGATCGTGGTAATCGAAAGCAAAGCAAAGAAGCAGATGATGGCAATCATAAACAAGCTTATGTGGTTAGCATGTGTGCTAATTTCAGTGGCATTCTTGGCACTGTCTTATGTTGTGGTTGGCAAAAATGAGAAGTGGCTGGCTATTGTAGTGACTATTATAGGAACAGTTATATTAGTTACAACACTAGGGACTATGTGTTATTGGGTCATAATGCATCGGATAGAGTCCTCCAACATTCGAAAGAACTCTCTGGCCAGTAGGTCCTTGTCCTGGTCAGCGTCAGTTATCTCTGATTCAGATGTTCTAAACAATGAATACAAGAAGATGTAtgctatataa
- the LOC129900577 gene encoding exocyst complex component EXO70H1-like — protein MTGFFSSSKHSSPQHSSPPSTHHKFSDTLMEDTLKNSEEIIKRWDLDKSSSNNLFQDSRAEAKQFLDAVIDLQHAMQFVVKESSSSQLLVRAQNLMQIAVKRLQKEFYTILSGNRYFLESESVSRESTRSSGSDEDQASEDDNAEIEARFAEISIADEGEKVSVAVDLKAIADCMIEAGYGKECAKIYELNRKSVIDETLYYLGIEIFYYSTVQKMDWKDLEKKIKIWLNAVKVAVSTLFYGERILCDQVFSISDNIRESCFTEIAKDSALRLFTFPEMVAKYKKLSLEKMFRILDLYDSISELWSEIELIFGFDSLAVVKSQAMTSMAKLRDAARAMLSEFESAIKKDSSKVVAGGGIHPLTRYVMNYLIFLGDYSGPITDIIADWPAVAKSPLPESYLLSPIATDDDGNSPSCTISVRLAWLILVLLCKLDGKAGFYGDVPLSYLFLANNLNYVVSKVRESSLKLLLGPDWISNHEAKVEQYMANYKRMGWSKVMMSLPENPTADISLAEAKECFCKFSSCFEETYWKQRSWVIPDPKLRDEVKISLAKKILSAYRPFYEKHCEKVAWMGSGGGVESIVRFAPDNVQNYLSDFFYGTGSSENSSTSSSHGSSSLSNSTWSSPPRGR, from the coding sequence ATGACTGGGTTTTTCTCTTCATCCAAACATTCATCCCCTCAACATTCTTCTCCACCATCCACACATCATAAATTCAGTGACACTTTAATGGAGGATACATTAAAGAACTCTGAAGAAATTATTAAAAGATGGGATCTTGATAAGTCCAGCTCTAATAATCTCTTCCAAGATAGCAGGGCAGAGGCTAAGCAGTTTCTGGACGCTGTAATTGATTTACAACATGCTATGCAATTTGTTGTAAAAGAAAGTTCCAGCTCGCAATTGCTTGTTCGAGCTCAAAATCTCATGCAAATCGCTGTTAAGAGACTTCAGAAAGAGTTCTACACCATTTTGTCAGGAAATCGGTACTTTCTAGAGTCTGAATCTGTGTCAAGAGAATCCACCCGGTCTAGTGGTTCTGATGAAGATCAAGCTTCTGAAGATGATAATGCCGAGATTGAAGCTCGTTTTGCTGAGATTTCAATTGCTGATGAAGGAGAAAAGGTTTCCGTAGCTGTGGATCTGAAAGCCATTGCTGATTGTATGATTGAAGCTGGGTATGGAAAAGAATGCGCCAAGATTTACGAACTTAATCGAAAATCAGTCATCGATGAGACATTGTATTACTTGGGTATTGAAATTTTTTACTATTCAACGGTTCAGAAAATGGATTGGAAagatttggagaagaaaatcAAGATCTGGTTGAATGCTGTTAAGGTTGCTGTTAGTACTCTGTTTTACGGCGAGAGGATTCTCTGTGACCAAGTATTCTCCATCTCCGATAACATCAGAGAGTCTTGTTTCACAGAGATTGCTAAAGACAGTGCTCTAAGGCTGTTCACTTTCCCGGAGATGGTGGCGAAATACAAGAAGCTATCTCTTGAGAAAATGTTCCGTATTCTCGACCTCTACGACTCTATTTCTGAACTCTGGAGTGAAATCGAATTGATTTTCGGGTTCGATTCTCTGGCGGTTGTTAAATCTCAGGCGATGACCTCCATGGCCAAGCTCCGAGATGCTGCTCGAGCCATGCTGTCGGAGTTCGAATCGGCGATTAAGAAAGATTCATCCAAAGTGGTGGCTGGTGGCGGAATCCACCCTCTAACACGCTATGTTATGAACTACCTTATTTTCCTCGGTGATTACAGTGGACCCATCACCGATATTATCGCCGATTGGCCGGCAGTGGCAAAGTCACCGCTGCCGGAATCTTACCTTTTGAGTCCAATCGCCACCGACGACGACGGGAACTCACCGTCTTGTACCATTTCCGTACGGCTCGCATGGCTTATCCTCGTTCTCCTCTGCAAACTCGACGGCAAAGCAGGGTTTTACGGGGACGTTCCGTTATCCTACTTGTTCTTAGCAAACAACCTAAACTACGTCGTTTCGAAAGTTCGAGAATCCAGCCTGAAGCTCCTATTAGGACCCGATTGGATTTCAAACCACGAAGCTAAGGTAGAACAATACATGGCAAATTACAAGAGAATGGGTTGGAGCAAGGTGATGATGTCACTGCCGGAGAATCCAACGGCTGATATTTCTCTGGCGGAAGCCAAGGAATGCTTCTGTAAATTCAGTTCGTGTTTCGAAGAGACATACTGGAAGCAAAGATCATGGGTTATACCCGACCCGAAACTCCGCGATGAAGTCAAAATATCACTGGCGAAGAAGATCCTTTCGGCTTATCGACCATTTTACGAGAAGCACTGTGAAAAGGTGGCATGGATGGGGAGTGGTGGCGGAGTTGAGTCAATTGTCAGATTTGCCCCTGACAATGTGCAAAATTACTTATCCGATTTTTTTTACGGAACCGGTTCTTCAGAAAACTCCAGTACGTCGTCGTCGCACGGGTCATCTTCACTGTCGAATTCAACGTGGTCATCGCCACCACGAGGCCGTTGA